A window of Pedobacter lusitanus contains these coding sequences:
- a CDS encoding sensor histidine kinase: MRLNNYTPWISKIDWNKQYSTRTRILFHLLMWTLLSILYFNGYNRYDKQLGWLFVIKDLTCIMIIFYAASYYVLPRLLFKGKVVLTLIAGVLSYLLYGSLTYLLCVILNANFEQSPRLHNYVVVVLDHKITGIFTWWAVSFYLLDFLYLVTPPLALKLIKLITDQSNKRIILERDNLNLEINFLKAQINPHFLFNTLNNIYRMVNKQDPKTGPMVLHFADLMRYTLYESNVDRILLSREVEFINDYLELERIRYGKDVSIKTHFKEDFGRMMVVPLILFPFIENAFKHGIDATIESSWIEILLEVKENILHFEVNNSVGNGYPTEEFGGVGVANVKKRLNIHYANKFKLTNRAEDGVYSVNLQLVLN; encoded by the coding sequence ATGAGGCTAAATAATTATACCCCATGGATCTCAAAAATAGACTGGAATAAACAATATTCTACCCGTACAAGAATCCTCTTTCATTTACTGATGTGGACTCTTCTCTCTATTTTGTACTTCAATGGATATAACAGATATGACAAACAACTTGGCTGGCTGTTTGTCATCAAAGACCTGACCTGCATCATGATCATTTTTTATGCAGCCTCATATTATGTACTTCCCAGGTTATTATTTAAAGGCAAAGTTGTACTAACACTCATTGCAGGAGTACTCTCTTACCTGCTGTATGGAAGTTTAACTTATCTGCTCTGTGTAATTCTCAATGCAAATTTCGAACAAAGCCCGCGGTTACATAACTATGTGGTGGTGGTTCTGGATCATAAGATTACCGGTATTTTCACCTGGTGGGCCGTTTCATTTTATCTGCTTGATTTTCTTTACCTGGTTACCCCGCCACTGGCACTAAAACTTATCAAACTGATTACTGACCAGAGTAATAAACGTATCATACTGGAAAGAGACAATCTGAACCTGGAGATAAATTTCCTGAAAGCACAGATAAATCCCCATTTTTTATTCAATACACTGAATAATATTTATAGAATGGTTAACAAACAGGACCCTAAAACAGGTCCTATGGTCCTGCATTTTGCGGATCTGATGAGATATACTTTATATGAATCCAACGTGGACAGAATATTATTATCCAGAGAAGTCGAATTTATTAATGATTACCTGGAACTGGAACGCATCAGATATGGGAAAGATGTAAGCATTAAAACACATTTTAAAGAAGATTTCGGCCGGATGATGGTTGTGCCTTTAATTCTCTTTCCATTTATTGAAAATGCTTTTAAACACGGGATTGATGCAACTATAGAATCATCATGGATAGAAATATTACTTGAAGTGAAGGAAAACATTCTCCATTTTGAAGTAAACAATAGTGTCGGTAATGGCTACCCAACTGAAGAATTTGGTGGTGTTGGCGTTGCCAACGTCAAAAAACGTCTGAATATTCACTATGCTAATAAATTTAAACTGACAAACCGGGCAGAAGACGGCGTGTATAGCGTAAATCTTCAGCTTGTATTGAATTAA
- a CDS encoding LytR/AlgR family response regulator transcription factor, producing MTIKCLIIDDEPLARETIEDYISKIPNLELIASCKHVFDALEHLQNDTVDLLFSDIHMPEVNGIDFIRSLQNPPYVIFISAYPNYAVDGFDLDALDYIVKPFPFERLLRAVNKASKIIYQKGKTTDTPKNQHLFVKDGHKLHRVMFDEICYVEGMKDYVKLVLKDRTIVTHLTMKRVEDQLPEDKFIRIQKSFIIKKDEIKSFNGNEIDLYTLKEKIPIGKLYKEALLKHFGLNMD from the coding sequence ATGACTATTAAATGCCTGATCATAGACGATGAGCCTCTGGCAAGGGAAACCATTGAGGATTATATCAGTAAAATACCAAATCTTGAATTGATTGCAAGTTGCAAGCATGTTTTTGATGCCCTGGAGCACCTGCAAAATGATACAGTAGATCTGCTGTTCTCAGACATCCACATGCCTGAAGTAAATGGAATTGATTTTATCAGATCTTTACAAAACCCACCTTACGTAATTTTTATCTCCGCTTATCCAAACTATGCCGTTGACGGATTTGATCTGGATGCCCTGGATTATATAGTTAAACCCTTTCCTTTCGAACGGCTCCTCAGAGCTGTTAATAAAGCATCCAAAATAATTTATCAGAAAGGTAAAACTACCGATACTCCAAAAAATCAACATCTTTTTGTCAAAGACGGTCATAAATTACACCGGGTAATGTTTGATGAGATTTGTTATGTAGAAGGAATGAAAGACTATGTGAAGCTGGTTCTCAAAGACCGGACAATCGTAACTCACCTTACGATGAAACGGGTTGAAGACCAGCTGCCTGAAGACAAATTTATCAGAATACAAAAATCTTTTATTATCAAAAAAGACGAGATCAAGTCATTCAATGGAAACGAAATTGATTTATATACTCTGAAGGAAAAAATCCCTATTGGAAAACTTTATAAGGAAGCATTGCTAAAACATTTTGGCCTTAACATGGATTAG
- a CDS encoding peptidase domain-containing ABC transporter has translation MIDQVKALRFPHYKQHDMMDCGPTCLKIISKFYGKFFDLEKIRRLSEIGKTGVSLLGISRAAENLGLHTVGGNMTYEKLQGRPVLPCIIHWRKNHFVVLYKMSKKKVYVSDPGSGLQSYSKDEFLNNWAYTQIQNEPAGIVLLLKPTTTFYDLEDDKKVVVNGIGYLLKHLMQYKALIRQLFAGLLAGALIQLILPFLTKALVDMGVKGQNLNIIYAILLGQLFIVLGQTSVEFIRGWIVLHITSRVNVEVLSAFLHKLFRLPLTFFDSKLNGDILQRIEDHKRIENLLSGASLNTLFSIITFIVFSFVLFAYNPVICGVFISGSLMYFGWLSLFLARREKLDFKRFDITSQNRSKTMELLNGICEIKINNCGTQKIWEWEELQARLFRFNIQTLSLSQYQQIGSAFINQAKNIFILFLAARLVIKNEMTLGDMMAIQFIVGQMNNPIAQLASFIQTYQEAKISMERLGQIQALEEEEDTQYNYINRLPVNRSLIFKEVSFVYPGAGNKVTIDRLNLTIESGKTTAIVGASGSGKTTLLKLMLRICKPTDGEIIMESNSFENMSPDFWRQHCGVVLQDGFIFSDTIANNIALNKENLSLESLQRAIHIANLQQYISSQPLGFQTKIGEDGKGISGGQKQRILIARMVYKNPEYIFLDEATSALDASNEKIIIERLNTFLEGKTVVIVAHRLSTVKNADNIIVLDNGGVAEQGTHAELVAQRGYYYKLIKNQLELGN, from the coding sequence ATGATAGACCAAGTAAAAGCGCTGCGTTTTCCTCATTACAAACAGCATGACATGATGGATTGCGGGCCTACGTGTTTAAAGATAATCAGCAAGTTTTACGGGAAGTTTTTTGACCTGGAAAAAATCCGCAGGTTAAGCGAGATCGGGAAAACAGGAGTATCATTGTTAGGGATAAGCAGAGCTGCGGAAAACCTTGGATTACATACTGTAGGGGGGAATATGACTTACGAGAAATTACAGGGGAGACCTGTTTTGCCTTGTATTATTCACTGGCGGAAAAATCATTTTGTCGTTTTATACAAAATGAGCAAGAAAAAGGTTTATGTTTCTGATCCGGGAAGTGGTTTGCAATCCTATTCAAAGGATGAATTCTTAAATAACTGGGCATATACGCAGATCCAGAATGAACCTGCCGGTATTGTTTTATTACTTAAGCCCACCACAACTTTTTATGATCTGGAAGATGATAAAAAGGTTGTCGTTAATGGTATAGGATATCTTTTGAAACACCTGATGCAATATAAAGCATTGATCAGGCAATTGTTTGCAGGATTGCTGGCCGGTGCATTAATTCAGCTTATTTTACCCTTTCTTACCAAAGCCCTTGTGGATATGGGGGTGAAGGGGCAGAATCTGAATATTATTTATGCCATTCTACTGGGACAATTGTTTATTGTGCTGGGGCAGACATCAGTTGAATTTATCAGAGGCTGGATTGTGCTGCATATTACTTCCAGAGTTAATGTTGAGGTGCTGTCGGCATTTTTGCATAAGTTATTCCGTTTGCCGCTGACTTTCTTTGACAGTAAATTAAACGGGGATATTTTACAGCGTATAGAGGATCATAAAAGAATAGAGAATCTGTTAAGCGGAGCTTCTTTGAATACGCTTTTTTCAATCATAACCTTCATAGTATTTAGTTTCGTGCTATTTGCATATAATCCAGTCATTTGTGGTGTGTTTATTAGTGGAAGCCTGATGTATTTCGGATGGCTTTCACTTTTTCTTGCCCGGAGAGAAAAACTGGACTTTAAGCGGTTCGATATCACTTCTCAGAACAGGTCTAAGACAATGGAATTGCTTAACGGAATCTGCGAAATCAAAATTAACAATTGCGGAACACAAAAGATCTGGGAATGGGAAGAGCTGCAGGCCAGATTGTTCAGGTTTAACATACAGACATTATCCTTAAGTCAGTATCAGCAAATCGGGTCAGCTTTTATCAATCAGGCTAAAAATATATTTATCCTGTTTCTTGCAGCCAGGCTGGTTATCAAAAATGAGATGACCCTTGGAGATATGATGGCTATACAGTTTATAGTTGGACAGATGAATAATCCTATTGCGCAGCTGGCTTCATTTATACAAACTTATCAGGAGGCAAAAATCAGTATGGAGCGTCTGGGGCAGATACAGGCGCTGGAAGAAGAAGAGGATACGCAGTACAACTATATTAACAGACTTCCTGTAAACCGGAGCTTAATTTTTAAAGAGGTAAGTTTTGTATACCCCGGGGCAGGAAATAAGGTGACTATCGACAGATTGAATCTGACAATAGAATCCGGTAAAACAACTGCCATTGTCGGGGCCAGCGGAAGCGGAAAGACCACATTATTGAAATTAATGCTGAGAATCTGCAAACCAACCGACGGAGAGATCATCATGGAAAGCAATTCTTTTGAAAATATGAGTCCTGATTTCTGGAGACAGCATTGTGGAGTTGTATTGCAGGATGGCTTTATATTTTCTGATACTATAGCAAATAATATAGCGCTGAACAAAGAGAATCTGAGTCTGGAAAGTTTACAGCGGGCTATCCATATAGCTAATCTTCAGCAATACATTTCGAGTCAGCCTCTGGGTTTTCAAACTAAAATTGGTGAAGATGGAAAAGGGATCAGCGGCGGACAGAAACAAAGAATATTGATTGCCCGTATGGTTTATAAAAACCCTGAATATATTTTTCTTGATGAGGCTACAAGCGCTTTGGATGCTTCAAATGAAAAGATCATCATTGAACGTTTAAATACCTTTTTGGAGGGAAAAACAGTGGTGATTGTTGCCCATCGTCTGAGTACAGTGAAGAATGCCGATAATATAATTGTTCTGGATAATGGCGGGGTAGCCGAGCAGGGTACACATGCTGAACTTGTTGCACAGCGGGGATATTACTACAAATTAATTAAGAATCAATTGGAACTAGGAAATTAA
- a CDS encoding lantibiotic dehydratase — protein MQKAKITPFDFYLLRMPALSIDNLFALNKIADPESLIKAIFTIYQSEDIQESIYLASPELHAELLKWLENPALIKSEKLMQTLYKYLLRMSSRCTPYGLFAGFDMGLIGEEKTSWELKNDTVKHSRLDMNYVAEITSALIQQPELKTKLTFYPNNSLYKTNTTYRYYEYKLRNKKRDYFLVSIKSSKYVEMILSTAANGAKYQDLLNALISLSLTPEQSAEFLDDIINSQIITSELEPTVTGREFFDVLLEKLEQLDSTNTKLPGLLKINTILQEKGNLIGACKEIESILLEDFPSAKSKDLVQTDLEIKMNKNSLSKQSIGILSKELGELSGLYKSTVSGDLRTFKQKFSYRYEEQEIPLLEALDTEAGIGYAKFSGAHANYTPLIDGMILPGKKEISKISWTPYKQFVFKKFIESQETGNDKIMITPEELEKLGQRENSLPNTLYSVGSFVAASGEDLDNGDFKFSMTICGGPSATPLLGRFAQSIDPLDQKLKQCAQIEQDGLGDAIVAEVVHLPEARIGNILQRPQIRSYEIPFLGNSSADKDHQIPVTDLMVSIRNGKIVLRSKRLNKIIIPRLSSAHNFGNGISVYKFLCDLQNQDNSFAIIWDWNFLGEQAFLPRIEYKHIILSRARWQLKSSIYNDIKGIKTAEEITAFRKKYNLPAKVLLTEGDNELLLDFDSLLVMPLLIQHLKKKDAVLYEFLHTQDSHLATDSSGAGYLNEVIIPFYVQNEVKASRGLVQGKKSVITRSFPLGSEWTYVKIYCGSKWADTILTEYLLPLITDMEEDGIVEKWFFIRFNDPEGHLRVRFLHQKNAAATAEIISRIQQALSGLYEERIVCKLQYDTYDREIERYGEKTMELSETVFYHDSKAVSSFIDMIEGVEGERYRWLFAMRGVDLLMADFEMTIEQRQQMMEQVFSSFFTEFDGNKSLNTQLNDKFRAVTSELNLFMDPQNDTEEIEDAVQLFTVRSALNKSALEKFYNSAQEHTPGTDFSAVFRSIMPSYIHMFLNRIFIANQRMHEMVVYHHMAKYYASLIARRKHSPIKTILS, from the coding sequence ATGCAAAAAGCAAAAATTACCCCTTTCGATTTTTATTTACTGAGAATGCCGGCATTGTCAATAGATAACTTGTTTGCTTTGAATAAAATTGCTGACCCTGAAAGCCTGATAAAGGCAATTTTTACTATTTATCAATCGGAAGATATTCAGGAGTCTATTTATCTGGCCAGTCCTGAACTTCATGCAGAATTGTTAAAGTGGCTGGAAAATCCAGCGTTGATAAAAAGTGAAAAATTAATGCAAACCTTATATAAGTATTTGCTGCGAATGAGTTCCAGATGTACGCCATATGGTTTGTTTGCCGGATTTGATATGGGGTTGATTGGCGAAGAGAAGACCAGCTGGGAATTGAAAAATGATACAGTTAAACATAGTCGTCTTGATATGAATTATGTGGCAGAAATCACCTCTGCATTAATTCAGCAGCCAGAGCTCAAAACTAAATTGACTTTTTATCCCAATAACAGTCTTTATAAAACAAATACTACTTATCGCTATTATGAATATAAATTAAGAAATAAAAAAAGGGATTATTTCCTGGTTTCTATCAAATCATCAAAATATGTAGAGATGATCTTAAGTACAGCTGCAAATGGTGCGAAGTATCAGGATCTGCTGAATGCATTGATATCATTATCACTTACTCCAGAACAATCTGCTGAGTTTTTGGATGATATTATCAATAGCCAGATTATTACCTCAGAGCTTGAGCCTACGGTAACCGGAAGAGAGTTTTTTGATGTACTACTGGAAAAACTGGAACAGCTGGATAGTACCAATACTAAATTACCGGGCTTATTAAAAATTAATACCATTTTACAGGAAAAGGGGAATCTGATCGGAGCTTGTAAGGAAATTGAGTCAATTCTTCTGGAAGATTTTCCATCAGCAAAAAGTAAGGATCTGGTACAGACTGATCTGGAAATTAAAATGAATAAAAACTCGTTGAGCAAACAGAGTATTGGAATTCTTTCTAAAGAACTGGGTGAGTTAAGCGGATTATATAAAAGTACAGTTTCAGGTGATTTAAGAACATTCAAACAGAAGTTCAGTTACCGTTATGAGGAACAGGAAATCCCTTTGCTTGAAGCACTGGATACTGAAGCAGGAATTGGTTATGCCAAATTCAGCGGTGCTCATGCTAATTATACGCCTTTAATTGACGGAATGATTTTGCCGGGTAAAAAAGAAATAAGTAAAATAAGCTGGACTCCATATAAACAATTTGTTTTTAAGAAATTCATTGAAAGTCAGGAGACCGGAAATGATAAAATTATGATCACTCCTGAAGAGCTGGAAAAATTAGGACAGCGTGAAAATAGCCTGCCCAATACATTATACAGCGTAGGGAGTTTTGTTGCTGCCAGCGGCGAAGATCTGGATAATGGGGATTTTAAATTCAGTATGACCATTTGCGGCGGCCCTTCTGCAACCCCGCTATTGGGAAGGTTTGCTCAATCAATTGATCCGCTTGATCAAAAATTAAAGCAATGTGCTCAGATAGAGCAGGATGGGCTGGGAGATGCTATTGTCGCTGAGGTTGTTCATCTTCCTGAAGCCAGGATAGGTAATATTTTACAGCGCCCTCAGATCAGGTCATATGAGATTCCTTTTCTGGGAAACTCTTCGGCGGATAAAGATCATCAGATTCCGGTAACAGATTTAATGGTTTCTATCAGAAATGGCAAAATTGTACTTCGCTCTAAACGATTGAATAAGATTATCATTCCAAGATTGAGTTCTGCCCATAATTTTGGAAATGGGATCTCTGTCTATAAGTTCTTATGCGATTTGCAGAACCAGGACAATTCTTTTGCAATTATATGGGACTGGAATTTTCTGGGTGAGCAGGCATTCCTGCCAAGAATTGAGTATAAACATATTATTCTATCCAGAGCGAGGTGGCAGCTGAAGTCTTCCATATACAATGATATTAAGGGTATAAAGACTGCTGAAGAAATAACAGCCTTCAGAAAAAAATACAATCTTCCTGCTAAAGTTTTGCTTACCGAAGGTGATAATGAACTGCTTCTGGATTTTGACAGTTTACTGGTGATGCCATTGCTTATTCAGCATCTGAAAAAAAAGGATGCTGTATTATATGAGTTTTTACATACTCAGGATAGCCATCTGGCAACTGATAGCTCAGGAGCTGGTTATTTAAATGAAGTGATCATTCCGTTTTATGTTCAAAATGAGGTGAAAGCTTCAAGAGGTTTGGTTCAGGGAAAGAAAAGTGTAATAACCCGTTCTTTTCCTCTGGGAAGCGAATGGACTTATGTTAAAATATACTGTGGCTCAAAATGGGCGGATACCATCCTGACAGAGTATTTACTGCCTCTGATTACTGATATGGAAGAAGATGGCATTGTTGAAAAATGGTTCTTTATTCGCTTTAATGATCCGGAAGGCCACCTGAGAGTAAGATTTCTGCATCAGAAGAATGCAGCAGCAACCGCTGAAATCATTAGCAGAATACAACAGGCGCTGAGCGGATTATATGAGGAAAGAATTGTTTGTAAGCTGCAATATGATACTTATGACAGAGAGATAGAACGTTACGGGGAAAAGACTATGGAACTCAGTGAAACAGTTTTTTACCATGACAGTAAGGCTGTAAGTAGCTTCATCGATATGATAGAGGGGGTAGAAGGTGAGCGGTACAGGTGGCTTTTTGCAATGAGAGGGGTGGATTTGCTGATGGCAGATTTTGAAATGACCATTGAACAAAGACAGCAAATGATGGAACAGGTATTTTCTTCATTCTTTACCGAATTTGATGGAAATAAGAGTCTGAATACACAATTGAATGATAAATTCAGAGCTGTTACCAGCGAACTGAATCTGTTTATGGATCCTCAAAATGATACCGAAGAGATAGAAGATGCAGTTCAGCTGTTCACTGTGCGATCAGCATTAAACAAATCTGCGCTTGAGAAATTCTATAATTCTGCTCAGGAACACACACCCGGAACTGATTTTAGTGCAGTTTTCAGAAGTATTATGCCGAGTTATATACACATGTTTTTAAATAGAATATTTATTGCCAATCAAAGAATGCATGAGATGGTAGTTTATCATCACATGGCTAAATATTATGCGTCGTTGATTGCACGAAGAAAACATTCACCAATTAAAACTATATTATCATGA
- a CDS encoding lanthionine synthetase LanC family protein, with protein MELLKKYESQSAQKSTETLLANIVTHVNSLTGTVLHNFGLGTGRGGALLLNCHYAKLTGDDKYYEVAEKLLLESIDALNPAKYKAILSNYYGDLSEFGTLISYLQEKGHLDQDTGFSFDEFDALLIDRVETNIEAKNFGIGTGALSISSYLLRRLDSSPEIYRCTLALFEAIYSSREGDKDNGYYWTTNYFEEPRVYTGLAHGNGMIINFLCSIHEKGIEKERCEELMRYAIRFLLLNKIDPDQYGSNFPLWIGRNEETKNHCVVYGDIGTVYAIIKAAKILNDSVALLEGIDLAYDTITRHRMEGSTLKDASVKYGVSSPYLLYSRIYQLTGIDTFKKAANYWFSQISKMNKSDNEYLGFNSYFFDKYPEGQLGFGYGLAGIGLVLIQYLTEGELSINEFTWIP; from the coding sequence ATGGAACTATTGAAAAAATATGAAAGTCAGTCAGCTCAAAAAAGCACAGAAACACTGCTGGCTAATATTGTAACTCATGTAAATTCACTTACGGGTACAGTACTGCATAATTTCGGTCTTGGAACCGGACGTGGTGGGGCCTTATTATTAAACTGTCACTATGCGAAATTAACAGGGGATGATAAGTATTATGAAGTTGCTGAAAAACTACTGCTGGAATCCATAGATGCGCTGAACCCTGCTAAATATAAAGCTATACTATCTAATTATTATGGTGACTTATCTGAGTTTGGAACACTGATCAGCTATCTTCAGGAGAAAGGACATTTAGATCAGGACACGGGCTTTTCATTTGATGAATTTGATGCTTTGTTAATTGATAGAGTAGAAACAAATATTGAGGCTAAAAATTTTGGAATAGGAACAGGAGCTTTAAGTATCAGTTCTTATCTGTTAAGAAGACTGGACAGTTCTCCTGAAATCTATCGCTGTACCCTGGCTTTATTTGAAGCTATTTATTCTTCCCGCGAAGGGGATAAGGATAACGGATATTACTGGACTACGAATTATTTCGAAGAGCCAAGAGTCTATACAGGATTAGCACATGGAAATGGAATGATTATCAATTTCCTCTGCTCAATTCACGAAAAAGGAATTGAAAAAGAAAGATGTGAAGAGCTGATGCGTTATGCTATAAGATTTTTACTGCTTAATAAAATTGATCCTGATCAGTATGGTTCAAACTTCCCGCTGTGGATTGGCAGAAATGAAGAAACTAAAAATCACTGCGTTGTCTATGGTGATATTGGTACTGTTTACGCCATAATAAAAGCAGCGAAGATTCTTAATGATTCAGTTGCTTTGCTTGAAGGAATTGATCTGGCCTATGATACAATTACCAGACATCGGATGGAAGGTTCAACACTGAAGGATGCTTCCGTTAAATATGGTGTCAGTTCTCCTTATCTTTTGTATAGCAGGATTTATCAGCTGACAGGGATTGATACCTTTAAAAAAGCGGCAAACTACTGGTTCAGTCAAATCAGCAAAATGAATAAATCAGATAATGAATATCTGGGATTCAACTCCTATTTCTTTGATAAATATCCGGAAGGACAGCTAGGGTTTGGTTATGGTCTTGCCGGAATCGGTTTAGTATTAATTCAGTATCTGACCGAAGGAGAACTATCAATTAATGAATTTACATGGATACCTTAG